The Mustela nigripes isolate SB6536 chromosome 8, MUSNIG.SB6536, whole genome shotgun sequence DNA segment TACAGGCCTAAAGGCACCCATCCTcagacccagcaattccacctaTGGCCATTTGTTCACAGAAGATGACCTAACAGGAGATCTGAGGTGGGTGCAAAAATATAGCAAAGGGAAAAGGTAGAAACAAATGTCCAATGATAGGGAATGGttaaaaaatattacatgatATTCACCCCACGGTTTATTATGTACTCATTTAAATTATGTCtacaatatataataaagtaaaacacacacacatgcacgcacatacagacacacaattttgttttacaaagagtctgtattactttgaaaaaaaattagaatgaaaaagatgcttccatttttttaaaaaactgcagtctggctggaggaagagagagaattggcCTACCCCACCTTGCTGTGTGACCACggagctctctgagcctcagtatcCAAAACTGGGGAAGAAACAGCAGGCGCCCAGGGCAGAGAAGCTGGGAAGTGTGGACTGCACAGTTAAAGGTGCAGACAGGACAGGTTGGCCCTCCAGCCAGGAGCTCTGGAACAGTGCCCTGCAGGGACCCAGCAGTGGGGTGCCCCTCCGGAGTGGAGTGCTGGAGGAGACATGGGGAGGATCACCCAGGGAGGGAATTCAGCTGAACCCCAAGCTGCTGGCTCACAGGACCACCCCCAAACTGTCAGCCCTGACGTCttgccctcctgcctgccccctggGCTGCGGGGATGACTGCCAGCTGGGTCCCAGGTCCTGCAGCTGATTGAAAGAGGGCAATGTTCTTTGATGATTCAGAAGGCACTTTCTCATCTTGCAGGGTCACCTATTTCTACCGTTTCAAATGGCAACCATGCCTGGAACTCCCAACAGACTTCCCAGGGTCACCTGCTAGCCATGGGATGGGtgggaacactgaggctcagaaactAGAAGAGGAGTTCACCGGCAGTCAGAACTACAAGCAAGCTCTTCCTGCTACACCGCCTTGTTTGGGCAAAGTCACCACCAGGGCTGAGTTGACCCCAAGTAGCTTCAAAGGCGCAAAACACAGCTTAACCAAGAAGTCAGTGGTTTCTTCATTAGCTCCCAGTTACTGGGAACACAGGAGGTGAGTATGTGGAAGTTGGTAATAATCGTTCTCTGTATCCTCTAGCACGGCTgagatgttttttaaaggaatgtcATGCACTTGTTtgcataaaaatatgtaacagtatgaaggtttttaaaaggtcctgagcacctgctgtgcacAATGTCCGGGTTCTGCccaccagcctctcccctcctggAGAGGCTGAGATGCTCTAGCTATGAATTCTGACTCTACCAGTCCCCAGCTGGGTGATCTTGGGCCAGtgacttcccctctctgagcctcattgtCTCAACAATGGGAATATTCTGCCCCTCTCAGGGCTTACTAAAAGGATTAAACTGGAAGAGGCATGCAGGACCCTTTGCTCAAACCTTGGATCATTATCATGACCCTTCTAGACCCACTTGGCAGATGAAATAGGACCCATCAGTGCAGACTCCTGGAAGGCAACCCTCCTCCATCCAAACCCCTATATTTCCCATGCTCCAGACCTGAGTTCCCTCATCCCCAGATTTTACATcgggggaaactgagtcacaggtAGGAAAGGACTTGCCTAACATCTCATGGCAGTTCAGGGAGGGCACTGTTGGAATCAGGTCTGGGAGTGCCCAAGCCACCTGGAGCTGCCAGGTGGGAAAGAAGTTATCATCTGGGGCCCCAGTTCTTCCCAACCATCACTAACCACCTGGTGattcctccagcccccagcccactgATGCCCAAGGGTACGTctgctctctcctgccctccctgtctAGAGTAGAATAGCCCTCCTAAGAGGGCTTGTTCTTCCCCATATTCCTCACCCAGTCCAAGTGAAGCAGGAAGCCCTTCACAGGCCTGCTGCCGCGCCTGCAATTCCATCTGTGCCTCATTCGCCTAGGTTAATCACTGCCTCTCACCACAGTGACACTCAGTCCCCTAGGGCCCAGAGTGGGGGCTGTCAGGGAAACACTCTTTCTTGCTGGGGAACAAGAGGGCATCTGCCCCATGTCTCAAACAGCAGTCCCAGGCCCACTGGACAAGGGGATatgcaggaagcaggctcctctgtccACAGGGAGCTTCCTTGAGGCAGGGCTCCGCCTGAGTGAGAAGCAGGGAATGAAGCAGCCCGAGGTGGCAGCTGGAAACAGGGCTCTGTTGTCTCCGCTCTCAGGGTAGCAGCTTACCCACCCCCTGAGTgtcaggcagagctgggagctAGGAAGGCAAGAGGGGGGAGGGGTCCTGAGCTAGGGGTTTGGGGCAGCACAGACCAATCTGGGAGCCTAGGACCCCAGAGCAGCAGAGAGGTCTTGAGCAGGGCTACAATCCTGAGATGTGGGCTGGGACAAGACTCCTGTGATTCATAATCAACTCAGCCACCTTTGAACtatgtatgaccttgggcaagtcactgaattGCCCTGGACCTCAGTTCCCCCCAAGGATAATGGGAATGCCCTCTTTCACAGGACAAAGTACAGGGGCTGCTCTGGCCCAGGCCGGCCCGTGGCCTtaaacctctctgggtctcaggtCATGCCCCTGGTAAAGGAAGAGGTTGGATTCTCCCAACTGGACTGTCCTCCTGAGGATTTTCATGGCACCGGTCACCTTGGCAACCCAGGGGATCGGGTGTCAGGCCTgcagccctccctccctcctcctggtgTGGGTTACTGCAGCCAGATGTGCAGATGCTACTGCGgcctcctctccagctccaggCAGGTGGGAACAGGGAGCCCTACTGGGAAGAGACCAGTCTTGCTCTGTGCTGTGACCAAGTACCTGCTTGTTAATGAGGGCAGACCAAGCTGTATCCCCTCCTGACACTGGTCCTAGAAAATCAACCGGCTGGATTTCCTATGGACCCTTCCTGGATATCAGGGCTTGTCCCATTTACAAGCTTCTCTTTGGTGGCCTTGGGCCTTCCTCAAGCAGAGGGGGATCCATCCCTCCCCCTAGCCCCAGCCCCTGGTCTgatgccccttccccccaaccacTTCTGGAGAGCACTGGTGGGAACAGGGGAgatccctgcccttcctcccccaggtCTCAGGCTGCTGTGTCCAAGATTAATCATTAATGGACTTCCAGCTCCAGCCCAGTTCCAGCCCCACCCACCCTGTCCGAGGACTGGGACAACCCTGGAAAGGGGGCGATGAGGAAAAAACCAAGGGCAGGGCACACACCAACGTACCCCCGCAGCTGCCGACCCTCTGTCAGCCCAAAGGGCACTCATTCCCTGGAGCAGCTGTTGGCACTCTCGCACCACCCAGGTCTGAGAGTGACTCCCACGGTCCCGGTTTGGAGGTCTGGGTAGCGCCGGCTGCAGCCTCAGGCAGGGCACAGACAGGGCACAGGCAGGCAGTGGGTGTTGGGCTCCCAGAACATACCTTAGCCCCGTTCTCCTCGGGCCTGGCGTGGCTGTTTCGGTCCCGGGCCCGCGCCGCCCGGGCGCTCACTAGGCGGCGGGGCGTACCCGCCCAGGCCCCCAACTCCACCGGACCTGAACCATgctcccgccgccgcctccgccacCACACTCCCTCCGGCCAGGTGCGGCCACCAGCCTGGCCCATCCCCCGGTGCTGCGGCCAATAGGCGGCCAGCCACGgccccctcccggcccctccGCTCCTGCCTGGGACGCACAGAAGCCGCATTCAGCGTCCCCGCGCGAAATGCTGCGCCCCCGCCGCCGGCTCAACAAGGCGCGTTTGTCTCGGGAGCGCCAACGGGGCCATTGTCCCACTGCAGGACCCTGAGGCTCGGCTGAGCTGCGGCCCGGAAGGGGATTCGAGGGTGCCTGGGAAACGGGGTGGCGTGGTGCTGGTGATGAGGGCAGCCCAGCTCTGGGCAAAGGGAAGTGGCTAGACTAGTCACTGAGCTTTTACTGGGATCTCTGGAATCCTAAATATCCAACATAAGGTACGGCCTCCTGCTCAAGTCAGTGCGAGTTGGGGACACATTTTTGGGGTCTAAATTGTGGATGGGGGCAGGATCCCTAGAGGGAAGCTCAGGCAAGGGACCTATCTCCAACCAGTCTGGCCACTAGGTCTCCGCTGACCCCACCTCTCCAGGGTGTCCACAAGGGGTGCACCACCCAGATGCAGGCGCCGCAACCATGATCCACCTTCTTTCAGTCCCCAGCTTCCCTCCTCACTGCCGAGGAGGACCAAGGACAGGAACTCCTGCCCACCTGGGCCGGGAATGCACAGCTCCAGCGGTGGGCATTGCAAAACCTGCTCCCCACTCGGTGGGGCATGGGCTGCGCAGAGCCCTGCTGCCCCCGCCATAACTGGGCGACGCTGGGACGCTGGAATGGGGAAAATTCCACATCTGCATGGCTGCCAGGGATTTTCCTGGATCCAATTGGCTCACTCTCCAGCCTTGCCTTAGCACCCTTGCCATGGCCCTGATCCCATCCCTGCCCCGGAAGCACATCCACCAGCCCCACCCTCACCAGCGTGCAAGAGTATAGCACAGCCCTCTCCACCCACAGCAGGGCCTGGCCAAGACAGGGgccttgggttctctgctctcctGCCAGAGCCTGCCCAAACTCACTCCCACCCCTGTCTggaccctcctcccccagccaggcCTGAAGCCACTGCCCAAAAAACTACAGAGTGTGGGCACAGTTGAGGGGTATAGGGCCAATGCCCTCGGTGCCTAGACATGAAACCCAGTTCCAAACCCACATTCCACCACCCTTGCCCCTGCTCCTGAGAGCCCTCAGCACCCTGAGGGGGCTATTCAGAAATTCCCTGCTTGATCTGGGAGGCGCTGAGTGACCATCCCAAGTGCTGGTTTCTGGCCCTGGCTCTGCTGTGAGGCACTGGACCTCCGGGCAAAGGCAAGTCTCTCCAGGCCTGAGCAAGAGCACTgtcaggggcaggagggaagctgCAATGACGGCCCAGCAAGGGTCACGAGTCAGACTGCATGCAACACCCACAGGGGGTTACTGGACAATTCTGCCCATGAGCCTACAACGTAAAGCTAAGTACCCACGACTCAAGCTGCACAGAGCTCTCAGGTGCTGGCTTCTCCGTCCTAGGCTCACTCTAGCAACCAGTTACCACAATCACAGCTGGTGTTAGAGCACCTTCCTTCCCAGGCACCCGGCCCTATGGAGTCTGCACAACACTATCACTgaaccctcctcccccacccccatcccccagagACGTACCAGAACTTCTACCCCTAATTTACACAGGAGGAAGCAATgttcacagaggaaaaaatacCTGGGCTGGAATGTGAACCAAGCGCAGACTCCACTTCACTAGGTGGCCCTTCTCCAACCCCATGAAGGCTCATGAACACAGAATTCAACTGGTTCTAAAACTCCAGCTGTTTGGTAACAAATGCTTCCCCACCCTCGCCCCACCACAGCAGCGGGAGAATCACAGGTCCAATCCTTCAGGGGAGGTGAGCACTGCAGGAAGCCAGGAGAAACGGAAGCAGCCCCTGAGAGGCTGCTCAGGCCCCTACAGCACCCCCAATCATGCCACTGACTCCTGGGAGCATCAGGCTGGGCTGGACACAGAGGCCTCTCCTCTGCCCAGTCACCAGCAGGGAGCTCCATCCAACGGAGGCTGGGGCTCCAGCCAGAGAGCGTGAGAGGAAGCCAGGGCcggcagggggaggaaggggatgaAAACAGAAGAGACTCTGGTCTGCCACCAAGCCTGGGTCCTCCGGCCTGCCTGTGCCAAGTCCAGCTGCCGGGAGCGGGCCACACCCATCCAGAGGCTGCCGCCACTCACACTGGCCTGGCCTTCTTGGCCTTCTTCTGAGACCTCACAGCCTCGTCGTGGGCTTTCCGCTTCTCTGCCAGTTTGTTGGCCtgtgaggaggaaggggggaTTGAGCTGTGATTGTGGGCTGCTTCTCCTCCTACTCAAAGCTGTCCCTTAAAGGTAGAGCTTCCAGGAAAGTTAAAGAGGCAAATGACCAAGAGGAAAAACAACTATCTAAACAACCTCAGGCAATAAAATGGGCTTTTTACCTTTGCTTTCAGGGCTCTATGATTAATGGGCCCATAACAAGTTAGGAGGATCGCAGGCTCCCGAGCTAGAAGCAACTGCCCCGTTTACCTTACTCCTCGGGAAAGCTGAGTGCCAATCACCTTCACCAGGCTGCTGGGGAGGAGTCTTTCCCCTGGGGCCCATTTGGAAATATCTACTACAAAACACACAAGGGCCTTTCAATCTGGCCAATTACATGCCTATGAATGGACCCTGCAGGGACTTCAGAGGAGGCAGGCTGTGCTCAAGGGTGTTTTCTAAGAATGCCTCaaattgaaaaacaaactgaTTCTATCTAGAGAACAGATCACTTGTATGAGGTCATAGCAAGAAATTCACTCTATGATTAAATGAAAAACACCCTCTAAACCACCTGTACGTAGCATGATGGTTCCAAAACCCTGTGTTATTTACACACACAGAAGAAACTGGGGCGCTATTCTACAGATCACCCCAGAAGCAGAACTGTGAGCCACTCCCACATCATTGATTACAGAGTTGTGGTGTGCAAagaacttcaaaaaattttatttatttatttatttattttttacgaTGAGCACCTCTGGCTTTGTGAAcaagaggaaacaaaagagaaccTAACCAAGACCTCCACAGTCCCTCCTGCTTTATGCACATCTGTTAAGCGGTCATTTGCGAAAGCGGGCCTGGAGTTTGCTGAGACAGCTCTGTCCCCAGACGCCAATAAACTCAGAAAGAGCTGGGTGTCAGAAGGAAACTGATGCTCTGAAAAAAGCCCAAGTACAAGCTGCTGACACCAAGATGCCGACACAGGCCTGCATGGGGGCCCCAGCGGCTGGGCCAGGCCAGACCAGCAACCtcagaaaaaaatctaagaaaggaCCCGGAGTTTGCACAGAAGACAGTCAGCCGGCCCCCAGATTCACCTGGAAGTCTCAGGCAGGTGACAGGGACTCACCTCTCGGATTTTGCGCCTCTTGCCGAACATGATCTTGTTATAAAGGTACTTTTCCCGCTTCTTCATCATCATGATGGCCAGGCGCTTggcttcattctcctcctcctgtgccagcctctccttgtcctccagcTTCACGGTGCCTTCCATCACTCTGGGTTTCTGGGGACACAGGGCAGACACTTGTGGATGCTGGGTCCCCCATCCCCACTGGTCCCCTGGTTCTTGCCATTCTGCGCCAGGGCTGGCACCAAAGATGGCCAGTGGGGCACCTCCCAGCAGCTTCCCAGTAccttcccctccagcctctgctcctCCAGGGCTGTCAGCCgggcctcttcttccttttctgaacCAGCCTCtgcatcttcttcctcctcctcttcattttctcccccttcatcaccatcaccatcattgtcttcctcctcatcctcctcttcagattcatccatattttctATGAAAGGGCAGTGACTTCTGAAAGCCCTGGGAGCCTCCTCTTCTCCTTGCAGGCCGAGCACTTGGGCCCAGGCACCACACTCTTCAGCCACGAAGACGTTCCAAAGAGGATGCAGGGCTGTCCCAACCGGGACTCCCCCGGCACCTCTCCCTACAGCCCCAGCTGGCTTCTGAGGAAACTCCAGGCCCCCAATCCCAAGCTCTGCCACCTCCTACCTAAATACCCACGACAACTTCCAGACCACTCCTGCTCAGTTACTCTGAACATCAAGGAACAGCAGACTGTAGGACACACGTGTTCCCTCTCCTAAGCCTGACTGTCCCATTCTGAGGAGCTTGCCACCTCTGCAGCTAAGGAGGGAAACGAGGTGAGGCCAAAGCCAGCCCGGAGAAACCCACCCATGCCATCGCCTGGCCCACTCACCTGGGTGCTCCCCCCGCTGCAGGGCCAGCAGCTTCAGCTTCTCGGGAGGGACGTAATCTCCCTCCTTCTCCGAAACGAAAGGTGAGAGGTGTGGCGGCAGCTGCACTCCGGGGAAGTAGTCTGCCACGGGGAGGAGGAGCCGCGCATTCACACAGTCAAACACCCACTGGGGCTGCACGTAATACCTGGCGACAGAGACAGGTCATAGAAGCAACCCGATACCCCCCGCCTCTGGGGATAAGACAgacctctgccccccaccccgaaaTCCAAACAGACGGAAGAAGATGAGAGCCCTGGGGATCTACCTGCCGATAACAGGCGTCTGCTGCCCAGGCCGATCGACAATCTGGTGGGTGATGCAGGAGTCTGTGACGTCATATGTGGCCCCAATGCAGAGAGACTGGTCCCAGGACACATCCCCCCCAAAGCTCCTACAGGCATAGGGGGAGAGCACAGGAGTATCCAGCATGAAGCTCACCCCCCTAGGAcacacccatcccctccccaacACCAGGATCTCCCCACATGCTGGTGCTGGACGCTCCCCACGCCCACCTTGGTGATTCTGCACCACAGCCCTGAGGGGTGCGTGCTGCCACCATCCTGTGTTACTGCGGGGCATCTGGGACGGGCCCCAGCCCAGAGCAGAGCACAGCCAGGGCGATCAGCCTCTCACCTAATGACAAAAGCCAGGGCCTCGCGGGGCACCTCACGGTTCAGGAAGAACTTCAGGCCCTCAAAGAGTTTCTTGTGCTTTTCCTGTGCCTCCAACTCCTTTCTGCGGTCCTCCTCCTGCGCTGTCATCTCCTGCCACGAAAGAGGCCGTGGTGCCATCCAGCCTGCCCACACCCACGCTGGAGGGCAGCAGGCGGAGATGTCCCCCAGCTTCCACCCAGAGCGCTCAGTCCCAGCACGCCCCCCCAACCCTGACATGCAGTCCTCACCCCATCAGCAGGAAACTCATCCACTTCAGCCTCCTCCTCCGCAGGCACCACCATGCGGGCCAGACTGTTCCCCAGGGCTGCCAGTTTCTATAGGAAAGAAGCAGGGCCACTGCTTACAGATAGGAGGTCTTGGCTCGGGACATGGTCAGTGGCAAGGTAGGGATAGCAGGAGCAGTGACAGTTCTGGGACATCAGTGGTCTTGGGTTCCAAGGGCAAGCCCTGAGCCCACCCGTCTAGCCATGCATATCCACACCACCAGGCCAGTGACCACCCTTCTAGGAGGACGCAAGGCCAGTACTCTGGAAGCTTCTCTCACCTCCATAGAGCTCTCGGAGTCCAACGCATAGGTGTCCTCACTGGTCTTCGCCTCTGTGTAAGCCTGCCCCTCCAGCTGGGaggcaaggagaaggtcagagggagaagatgcCAGAGCCCCCTGTCTCTGTGTGGGCAGCAGGACCGTGGCCCCTGCACACTGAGAAGaacctgggctgggctgggctggggccctACCTTGGGCGGGTAGTGCAGGTTGAGCGACTGGTAGAGGCGGAAGTTGACGAAGCCCAGCAGTGTGGTGTAGAACTCAGTGAAGGTGGCCATGACCCTGTAGTCAACATCTGTCGGGTGCTGCAGGGCACAGGGGACCCGTTGGCAATGCAGGTGCAGGTAGGGGAAAAGACGGCACTGGCAACCCCCACGGGAGGTGACTCCAGCCCGCCCAAGGCTCCTCCATGGCAGCCCTGCCTCGAGACCCCTACTCCATGAGAAGAGGCTCTGTGGCGTGTCCCACAAGCACTCTGGGGGAGGCACTGGACAGGGTTCCCCAGGGTTAGGGGCATCCTGAGGCCAGAGCCAAATCCCCAAGCCATAAAGAGGAAGATGAAAGGGACTGGCTGAAGctccctggcccctgccccagTTTTCACTCATCCTGCAAGTCCTGGCTCAAACCAGACTTCGGTCACAGAGGTGGCCTTCCACCACCAGCCTGGCCAGAGCTCAACCTTCGCCATGAGTCATCCCACAGTCTTCATTTAATGTCTTCTTCTGGGCTCGCCTGCTAGCCTCCCGGTGCCTAGCTCCATCGCCACCCCAGCTGGGAGAGTCGGCCCTGCAGCAGTCTGTTGGCCTGGGGGGTTACAACTCAGCACCCTCACACCTTGGCAGGAGCCTTGGAACGAACACTCAATTCAGAGGCCCAGGCCAAGGCCCAAGCCAAAGACAAACGCACAACTCAAGGAACCAGGACAGGATGGGACAACTGCCTGACTCGGCCCCAGGAAGCTCTGGAGAAATGGCAGGAGAAAAGCTGCCTGCTTGGGGCAAAAGCACATGGCTACCCTTGAGAGCTACCAACCCGGCAAGTACGGGGCATGAAAGGATTCATCTCTGCCCTTGAGGAGTTGATAAAGCAAAACAGGGGAAGGATCTGAGTGCCAGACAAAGTGTCTCGACTCTTGAGCAACACTGCCCCCACAACCAGGGAGGCGAGCCCAGCCCTGCTGACCGCCCAGGAGCTGGATGGCAGAATATGCTGAATCATGTCAAAACCGGTAGTGATCACAACATCCCCTTCATGCCACACGCGCCCATGACCTTGAGCTGTTTCTCTATTCTGCCATTAGGCAGTGTGAGGTTACAGGGACCAAGACGTACTCCACCCGTGCCCCCACTCACACCTCCATCCTTCCAAGAACATCTGCTAGGGAAGCATCTGAGGACTAACTCCGTAACTCCATTTTCCGTAGCACAGTACTGAGCAGGGTCCCATCgctgcccctcttcccaccccaccccactacTTGCCTGGGTCCTACTTTGAGGAGCCCAGCACTAGCTATTCAGGGTGAAGAAGGTACACGAGGGCCTCAGTAATGACCCAGGACCGGTCCCCCATCCTCCAGCTGAGAGGAAGTAGTGACAGTGAGCtggccagggaggaaggaggaacgGCGGCCTGTTCCCTTCCCCCAGGGCCAGCTGTGCGGAGGCTGGCCTCTACAGGGCCCTATTCACCACCAGGAGAACATACAAAGACCAGTCTGAGCAGCATGGGGGTGGCacatcagagagaaggaaaaagagggagggctagagaggaaggaggcatggcaagaagagaggaaggaaggagaagagggaggggcccCAGGCCCTGGCACACATCTGGGCCCTGGAGAGTGGGAAGAGAAGACTGCTGAAGGCCAAGGCGCCTCTCGCCCATGGACTGCAGCCTGCCCGCAGACAGCTCCACTACCCTGCAGTCAGAGTGGGTTCCAGCCTCGGACCCCTGCCAGCCCAGAGTAAAGGGGAGGGGCCCAGATCCCCAGCTCGCCCTGCAGCACCTGCTAACCTGGTCAGCAAACAGACTGTCCAGCCAGGCTGGCACACCTGCTGCTCAAGGCACAGGCAGGAGACCCGGCCAGACACAGGCCCAGAGGATGACAAGTCCGGCAGAAGGAGAGTCTGGCTAAGACTATGCGGGGGACCAGAGGTTAATGCTGCCCCCTAAGGAGGCAAAAGCAGGATTTCTCTCTGTGAATCCCTGCCCAAAATACCCAGTCTAAACCAAGATAAACAGGAAGTAGTGCCTTGTGCTAATAACATCTCATGTCCTcatcctcccccacctcacccagTGCCCCCAACCCTGGGTAGGAGTCAGGAGAAGCTAAGGGGTTAAGCAGAGCAGCCTGGCCAAGGTCTGGCAGCCACTAGCGACAGAGCCGGACGACGATCCCATGGCTCTGAAGGCAGGGCTGGGCTCAGCTACTTCCCGAGCTTTGGTGGCTGCTTACTGGCCACACGGCATTCCCAAAGGGCCtacaagatttttttccccttacatcCTCAGGACAAGACTTAGCAAGCGGAAAAACATCATTCATGAACCGAGGCACAGAAAGAGGCAGGaacatgtccaaggtcacccagatgACTGCACACAGGCAGGCTCGAGCTGTCATTATAACACTGTGCAGGACATCCCTCACCCCCACATGATACCCCTGCTGCACTTGGAAACCCAGCACATGCTGGACTGTGCAAGACAATAAAATCCTCCCTCTGCCCAAGTCCTGATGTCTGTTAGGAGCCAGAGAATG contains these protein-coding regions:
- the PES1 gene encoding pescadillo homolog; amino-acid sequence: MGGLEKKKYERGSATNYITRNKARKKLQLSLADFRRLCILKGIYPHEPKHKKKVNKGSTAARTFYLLKDIKFLLHEPIVNKFREYKVFVRKLRKAYGKSEWNTVERLKDNKPNYKLDHIVKERYPTFIDALRDLDDALSMCFLFSTFPRTGKCHVQTIQLCRRLTVEFLHYVIAARALRKVFLSIKGIYYQAEVLGQPIVWITPYAFSHDHPTDVDYRVMATFTEFYTTLLGFVNFRLYQSLNLHYPPKLEGQAYTEAKTSEDTYALDSESSMEKLAALGNSLARMVVPAEEEAEVDEFPADGEMTAQEEDRRKELEAQEKHKKLFEGLKFFLNREVPREALAFVIRSFGGDVSWDQSLCIGATYDVTDSCITHQIVDRPGQQTPVIGRYYVQPQWVFDCVNARLLLPVADYFPGVQLPPHLSPFVSEKEGDYVPPEKLKLLALQRGEHPENMDESEEEDEEEDNDGDGDEGGENEEEEEEDAEAGSEKEEEARLTALEEQRLEGKKPRVMEGTVKLEDKERLAQEEENEAKRLAIMMMKKREKYLYNKIMFGKRRKIREANKLAEKRKAHDEAVRSQKKAKKARPV